One Paracidovorax avenae ATCC 19860 genomic region harbors:
- a CDS encoding potassium transporter Kup, whose translation MADTKTPTSLTALTIAAIGVVYGDIGTSPLYAFKEVFAAGRLEITPANVIGILSLFFWTLTVIVSVKYVALIMRADNHGEGGLMALLALATQSVQDQPRLKRALMTLGVFGVALFFGDGVITPAISVLSAVEGLEVVTTRATPYILPISLTVLLALFLAQRWGTARLGRFFGIAMLVWFACLGLAGIPHIAARPEVLTALLPHHALAFCLDHYGIAFITLGAVFLCVTGAEALYADMGHFGARPIRLAWFLLVMPCLTLNYLGQGALVLDTPSAAANPFFLMMPGWATLPMVVLATAATVIASQALISGAFSAAKQTIQLGYLPRLSVRHTSENESGQIYVPMVNWTLLAGVALAVVAFRSSNALAAAYGISVSLVMVITTTLTFFVIRHGWKLPLPLCIAATGAFLCVDVAFFASNSLKIAEGGWFPLLMAGVLYLVMSTWHDGRGLLRQRQNAEAIELLPFLQSILAAGTTRVDGTAVFLTAHAGVVPGAMLHNLKHNKVLHAHNLFVHVKAGDVPRIPLREQVAVQPLADGAWNVRIRFGFMDEPDIPRALQQAGELEGLLDPMRTSYFLARETVVPTLGAAMAVWRQKLFAQMHHSASSAADFLKLPNNAVVEMGSKTEM comes from the coding sequence ATGGCAGACACGAAAACGCCGACTTCGCTCACCGCGCTCACGATCGCCGCGATCGGGGTGGTTTACGGAGACATCGGCACCTCGCCGCTCTACGCCTTCAAGGAGGTGTTCGCCGCCGGCCGGCTGGAGATCACGCCGGCGAACGTGATCGGCATCCTCTCGCTCTTCTTCTGGACACTGACCGTGATCGTCTCGGTCAAGTACGTGGCCCTGATCATGCGGGCCGACAACCATGGCGAGGGGGGCCTGATGGCGCTGCTGGCCCTGGCCACGCAGTCGGTGCAGGACCAGCCCCGGCTGAAACGGGCCCTGATGACCCTCGGTGTCTTCGGAGTCGCGCTGTTCTTCGGCGATGGCGTCATCACGCCTGCGATCTCAGTGCTGTCGGCCGTCGAGGGCCTGGAGGTCGTCACCACGCGGGCCACGCCGTACATCCTGCCGATCTCGCTCACCGTGCTGCTCGCGCTGTTCCTCGCCCAGCGGTGGGGAACGGCGCGGCTCGGGCGGTTCTTCGGCATCGCCATGCTCGTGTGGTTCGCATGCCTGGGGCTCGCAGGCATTCCCCACATCGCCGCGCGCCCGGAGGTCCTGACCGCGCTCCTGCCCCACCACGCGCTGGCGTTCTGCCTGGATCACTACGGCATCGCGTTCATCACGCTGGGCGCGGTCTTCCTGTGCGTGACCGGCGCGGAGGCGCTCTATGCGGACATGGGGCATTTCGGCGCCCGGCCCATCCGGCTGGCGTGGTTCCTGCTGGTCATGCCCTGCCTCACGCTCAACTACCTCGGCCAGGGGGCACTGGTGCTGGATACGCCTTCCGCCGCCGCCAACCCGTTCTTCCTCATGATGCCCGGCTGGGCCACGCTGCCGATGGTGGTACTGGCCACGGCCGCCACCGTCATCGCGTCGCAGGCATTGATCTCCGGCGCATTCTCCGCGGCCAAGCAGACCATCCAGCTGGGATACCTGCCGCGCCTGTCGGTGCGCCATACCTCGGAGAACGAATCCGGGCAGATCTACGTGCCCATGGTGAACTGGACGCTGCTCGCGGGCGTGGCGCTGGCCGTGGTGGCGTTCCGCAGCTCCAACGCCCTCGCCGCGGCCTACGGCATCTCGGTCAGCCTGGTCATGGTCATCACCACCACGCTGACCTTCTTCGTCATCCGCCATGGCTGGAAGCTGCCGCTGCCGCTATGCATCGCCGCCACGGGCGCATTCCTCTGCGTGGACGTGGCCTTCTTCGCCTCGAACTCGCTCAAGATCGCTGAAGGCGGCTGGTTCCCCCTGCTCATGGCCGGTGTGCTGTACCTGGTCATGTCCACGTGGCACGACGGCCGCGGACTGCTGCGCCAGCGCCAGAACGCCGAGGCGATCGAGCTCCTGCCCTTCCTGCAATCGATCCTCGCGGCCGGAACCACCCGCGTGGACGGCACCGCCGTCTTCCTCACGGCCCATGCCGGCGTGGTGCCCGGGGCCATGCTGCACAACCTCAAGCACAACAAGGTGCTGCACGCCCACAACCTGTTCGTCCATGTCAAAGCCGGAGATGTGCCCCGCATCCCGCTGCGGGAGCAGGTGGCTGTCCAGCCGCTCGCCGACGGGGCCTGGAACGTGCGGATCCGCTTCGGCTTCATGGACGAGCCGGACATCCCCCGGGCCCTCCAGCAGGCCGGGGAGCTGGAAGGCCTGCTGGATCCCATGCGCACCAGCTACTTCCTGGCGCGAGAGACCGTCGTTCCCACGCTGGGTGCCGCCATGGCCGTCTGGCGGCAGAAGCTCTTCGCCCAGATGCACCACAGCGCCAGCTCCGCGGCGGATTTCCTGAAACTGCCGAACAACGCGGTGGTGGAGATGGGGTCGAAGACGGAGATGTAG
- a CDS encoding Bug family tripartite tricarboxylate transporter substrate binding protein — translation MIRSLISFTALAFALGTAMAQTAPAASAPAGAAYPAKPVRLIVPFPPGGGTDILSRLVATKLTETLHWTVVPDNRAGAGGTIGITEAVKAAPTGYDLVMGQKDNLVVAPYLYKNLPWDPTKDLVAIAHVAYTPVIIATGANSRFKTLADVVAAARAEPGKITYGSPGNGTTIHLAGDLFEKAAGIKLSHIPYKGSNPALMDALAGNVDLLVSSVPSAMAQIKSGKLRPLAVTSIKRSSSLPDVPTVAESGYKGFDVSSWYGILAPAGTPANVVTTINTEVNKLLAQPDMRAAIQAQGAEAETMTSAQFSALIKADYAKWKGIVEASGAKIE, via the coding sequence ATGATCCGTTCGCTGATTTCGTTCACCGCCCTCGCCTTCGCGCTGGGCACCGCCATGGCCCAGACCGCGCCGGCCGCCTCCGCGCCCGCGGGCGCCGCCTACCCGGCCAAGCCGGTGCGCCTCATCGTGCCCTTCCCGCCCGGCGGCGGCACCGACATCCTCTCCCGCCTCGTGGCGACCAAGCTGACGGAGACGCTGCACTGGACCGTGGTGCCCGACAACCGTGCCGGCGCGGGCGGCACCATCGGCATCACCGAGGCCGTGAAGGCCGCGCCCACGGGCTACGACCTCGTCATGGGCCAGAAGGACAACCTCGTCGTCGCGCCCTACCTCTACAAGAACCTGCCGTGGGACCCCACGAAGGATCTCGTCGCCATCGCCCACGTGGCCTATACGCCCGTGATCATCGCCACGGGCGCCAACTCGCGCTTCAAGACGCTGGCCGACGTGGTGGCCGCAGCGCGCGCCGAGCCCGGCAAGATCACCTACGGCTCGCCCGGCAACGGCACCACCATCCACCTGGCGGGCGACCTGTTCGAGAAGGCCGCGGGCATCAAGCTCAGCCACATCCCCTACAAGGGCTCCAACCCGGCACTGATGGACGCGCTGGCCGGCAACGTGGACCTGCTCGTGTCCTCCGTGCCGTCCGCCATGGCGCAGATCAAGTCCGGCAAGCTGCGCCCGCTGGCCGTCACCTCGATCAAGCGCAGTTCGTCCCTGCCCGACGTGCCCACCGTGGCCGAGTCCGGCTACAAGGGTTTCGACGTGAGTTCGTGGTACGGCATCCTCGCCCCCGCCGGCACGCCCGCCAACGTGGTGACCACCATCAACACCGAGGTCAACAAGCTGCTCGCCCAGCCCGACATGCGCGCCGCCATCCAGGCCCAGGGCGCCGAGGCCGAAACGATGACCAGCGCGCAGTTCTCCGCCCTGATCAAGGCGGACTATGCCAAGTGGAAGGGCATCGTCGAGGCGTCCGGCGCGAAGATCGAGTAA
- a CDS encoding SDR family NAD(P)-dependent oxidoreductase, translating into MPLVVLTGASRGMGLAMARQLLQGGHALVTLSRGTSSELEDVARHAGMPLAQWPQDLADGAQAAARLRAWLESQPASRYASATLINNAGVVPRIAPLADSDPADLASALRIGLEAPMQLTAAFLAATRGWGVPRKVLNISSGLGRRPMASQSAYCAAKAGMDHFTRCLALDEARQSGGARVCSLAPGVIDTDMQVHLRGADPGAFPDVQNFAQLKATGMLTSPDEAAARVLAWLARPDFGDAPVADVREA; encoded by the coding sequence ATGCCCCTGGTCGTTCTCACCGGCGCCTCGCGCGGCATGGGCCTGGCCATGGCCCGGCAGTTGCTGCAGGGCGGGCATGCGCTCGTCACCCTGTCGCGCGGCACGAGCAGCGAACTGGAAGACGTCGCGCGGCACGCCGGCATGCCGCTGGCGCAATGGCCGCAGGACCTCGCCGATGGCGCCCAGGCCGCCGCGCGGCTGCGTGCCTGGCTGGAAAGCCAGCCGGCCAGCCGCTACGCCAGTGCCACCCTCATCAACAACGCAGGCGTGGTGCCGCGCATCGCCCCGCTGGCCGACAGCGACCCGGCCGATCTCGCCAGCGCGCTGCGCATCGGGCTGGAGGCGCCCATGCAGCTCACCGCCGCGTTCCTGGCCGCCACGCGCGGCTGGGGCGTGCCGCGCAAGGTGCTCAACATTTCCTCCGGCCTCGGGCGGCGGCCGATGGCCTCGCAATCGGCCTACTGCGCGGCCAAGGCCGGCATGGACCATTTCACGCGGTGCCTGGCGCTGGACGAGGCACGGCAGTCCGGAGGCGCCCGGGTGTGCTCGCTGGCACCCGGCGTGATCGACACGGACATGCAGGTCCATTTGCGCGGCGCCGACCCCGGGGCGTTCCCCGATGTCCAGAACTTCGCCCAGTTGAAGGCGACCGGCATGCTCACCTCGCCCGACGAGGCCGCGGCGCGCGTGCTGGCCTGGCTCGCGCGGCCCGATTTCGGCGACGCGCCGGTGGCCGACGTGCGCGAGGCCTGA
- a CDS encoding RluA family pseudouridine synthase, which produces MSAALPAQAPADADADPGASPACLHADDDLLVLAKPSGLLCVPGRGPDKQDCLSARAALHWPGACIVHRLDQATSGIVVMARHAQAQRALGDAFAARQVHKRYVAVVHAPHPAGDGAAWREIDLPIAADWERRPLRVVVPHGAPGGKASLTRWRPAAPGDGAVTWRATEGTLRVLLEPVTGRTHQLRVHMAAVDQPILGDTLYAPPAIQALAPRLLLHAQHIAFAHPRTGTPLAFDLPAPF; this is translated from the coding sequence GTGAGCGCGGCCCTGCCGGCGCAGGCACCGGCCGATGCCGACGCCGATCCCGGCGCGTCCCCTGCCTGCCTGCATGCGGACGATGACCTGCTGGTGCTGGCCAAGCCTTCCGGCCTGCTCTGCGTGCCCGGCCGCGGTCCGGACAAGCAGGACTGCCTGAGCGCCCGCGCCGCCCTGCACTGGCCCGGTGCCTGCATCGTGCACCGGCTCGACCAGGCCACCTCCGGCATCGTGGTCATGGCGCGCCACGCCCAGGCCCAGCGCGCGCTTGGCGACGCCTTCGCCGCGCGCCAGGTGCACAAGCGCTATGTCGCGGTCGTACATGCCCCGCACCCGGCCGGGGACGGCGCGGCCTGGCGGGAGATCGACCTGCCCATCGCCGCCGACTGGGAGCGCCGGCCGCTGCGCGTCGTGGTCCCGCACGGCGCCCCGGGCGGCAAGGCCAGCCTGACGCGCTGGCGTCCCGCCGCGCCCGGGGACGGTGCCGTAACCTGGCGGGCGACGGAAGGCACTCTGCGCGTGCTGCTGGAGCCCGTGACCGGCCGCACGCACCAGTTGCGCGTGCACATGGCGGCCGTGGACCAACCCATCCTCGGCGACACGCTCTACGCCCCGCCTGCCATTCAGGCGCTCGCGCCGCGGCTGCTGCTGCATGCGCAGCACATCGCCTTCGCCCATCCGCGCACCGGAACGCCGCTCGCCTTCGACCTGCCGGCGCCGTTCTGA
- a CDS encoding PAS domain-containing hybrid sensor histidine kinase/response regulator — translation MSRPDLSFLLPPDPEDDRGAASGGEPAGTAGEPAVPSGEGGGHRRQPPHPEGPVAALIAELRAYQAELEVQNKVLRYSQTAAESASERFETLFASVPLALMVLDEHDMVVQANSMAHRWFQPTESDRPLTSLMPFVSAADAARVRATFEQARDHGHGEASEVLFPIGDGDAGITGDLYIARIEAPQADGAPEQWQFLCAVVDQGPLVAERRALQHSATALQERNAQLYASERRLEAVINSALDAIICVDQNQRITVFNPTAAALFQCATADALGSPLDRFLPDAVQALAFAQLATQAVLGEMVALTASGKELAVEVSVSFERHAEGETTTVFARDLTGRKKAEAHRNELEAQLRESHKMQAVGTMAGGIAHDFNNILSAILGNVELAKADCAAGSPVLESLREIEKAGRRARDLVRQILTFSRNEPPRRTAVPVAEAIHDTERLLRVTLPPAIELRLHLDRDLPALLADATQVEQALLNLCTNAIHALGDARGTVCVEASAMQPDHRLCERLALPPGEYVAISVVDNGPGIDAATQLRIFEPFFTTKPVGQGTGLGLAVVHGVMRTHGGAVDVQSAPGEGSRFTLYFPAAEAEAAPAPAAAPAGDTAPAAGAASPAAPAAGVPDERQRHVMYVDDDQALVFLVQRLLRRRGYRVTGFTDPREAAVALGADPQAYDLVVTDYNMPGYCGVDLVREAKRIRADLPVALASGHVTAEIERDALAEGASALIHKPNDVDELCATVDRLVHGGPA, via the coding sequence ATGAGCCGCCCCGACCTGTCCTTCCTGCTGCCACCCGACCCGGAGGATGACCGCGGGGCCGCGTCCGGCGGCGAGCCTGCGGGCACGGCCGGCGAGCCCGCCGTGCCGTCCGGCGAGGGCGGCGGCCACCGCCGCCAGCCGCCCCACCCGGAAGGCCCCGTGGCCGCGCTCATCGCGGAACTGCGCGCCTACCAGGCCGAGCTGGAGGTGCAGAACAAGGTGCTGCGCTACAGCCAGACCGCCGCGGAGAGCGCATCCGAACGATTCGAGACGCTGTTCGCCAGCGTGCCGCTGGCGCTCATGGTGCTGGACGAGCACGACATGGTGGTGCAGGCCAATTCGATGGCGCACCGCTGGTTCCAGCCCACCGAGTCCGACCGCCCCCTGACCTCGCTCATGCCCTTCGTCAGCGCGGCGGATGCCGCCCGCGTGCGCGCCACGTTCGAGCAGGCCCGGGACCATGGGCACGGCGAGGCCAGCGAGGTGCTGTTCCCCATCGGCGACGGAGACGCGGGCATCACGGGCGACCTGTACATCGCGCGCATCGAGGCCCCCCAGGCCGATGGCGCACCGGAGCAGTGGCAGTTCCTCTGCGCCGTGGTGGACCAGGGCCCGCTGGTGGCCGAGCGCCGCGCACTGCAGCACAGCGCCACGGCCCTGCAGGAGCGCAACGCCCAGCTGTACGCCAGCGAGCGCCGCCTGGAGGCCGTCATCAACTCCGCGCTGGACGCCATCATCTGCGTGGACCAGAACCAGCGCATCACCGTCTTCAACCCCACGGCCGCAGCCCTGTTCCAGTGCGCCACGGCCGACGCGCTGGGCAGCCCGCTCGACCGCTTCCTGCCCGATGCCGTCCAGGCCCTGGCCTTCGCCCAGCTGGCCACCCAGGCCGTGCTCGGCGAGATGGTGGCGCTCACCGCCAGCGGCAAGGAGCTGGCGGTGGAGGTGAGCGTGTCCTTCGAGCGGCATGCCGAGGGCGAGACCACCACCGTGTTCGCACGCGACCTCACCGGCCGCAAGAAGGCCGAGGCGCACCGCAACGAACTGGAGGCGCAGCTGCGCGAATCCCACAAGATGCAGGCCGTGGGCACCATGGCCGGCGGGATCGCGCACGACTTCAACAACATCCTGAGCGCCATCCTCGGCAACGTGGAACTGGCCAAGGCGGACTGCGCTGCCGGCTCACCGGTGCTGGAGAGCCTGCGGGAGATCGAGAAGGCCGGCCGGCGCGCGCGCGACCTCGTCCGGCAGATCCTCACCTTCAGCCGCAACGAGCCGCCCCGGCGCACCGCCGTGCCGGTGGCCGAGGCCATCCACGACACCGAGCGCCTGCTGCGCGTGACCCTGCCGCCGGCCATCGAGTTGCGCCTGCACCTGGACCGCGATCTGCCCGCCCTGCTGGCCGATGCCACCCAGGTGGAGCAGGCCCTGCTGAACCTGTGCACGAATGCCATCCATGCCCTTGGCGATGCGCGCGGCACGGTGTGCGTGGAGGCGTCGGCCATGCAGCCCGACCACCGCCTGTGCGAGCGCCTCGCACTGCCGCCCGGCGAGTACGTGGCCATCAGCGTGGTGGACAACGGCCCCGGCATCGATGCCGCCACGCAGCTGCGCATCTTCGAGCCGTTCTTCACCACCAAGCCCGTCGGCCAGGGCACGGGACTGGGACTGGCCGTGGTGCACGGCGTGATGCGCACCCACGGCGGCGCGGTGGACGTGCAGAGCGCGCCCGGCGAGGGCAGCCGCTTCACACTGTATTTCCCGGCGGCGGAGGCCGAAGCCGCACCGGCGCCAGCCGCCGCGCCCGCGGGCGATACCGCACCGGCGGCCGGGGCGGCCAGCCCCGCCGCGCCTGCCGCAGGCGTGCCCGACGAACGCCAGCGCCACGTGATGTACGTGGACGACGACCAGGCCCTGGTCTTCCTCGTGCAGCGCCTGCTGCGCCGCCGCGGCTACCGCGTGACCGGATTCACGGACCCGCGCGAGGCCGCCGTGGCGCTGGGCGCGGACCCGCAGGCCTACGATCTGGTCGTGACCGACTACAACATGCCCGGCTACTGCGGCGTGGACCTGGTGCGCGAGGCCAAGCGCATCCGCGCCGACCTGCCCGTGGCGCTCGCCTCGGGGCACGTGACGGCGGAGATCGAGCGCGATGCGCTGGCCGAAGGCGCGAGCGCGCTGATCCACAAGCCCAACGATGTGGACGAGCTGTGCGCCACGGTGGACCGCCTGGTCCACGGCGGTCCGGCGTGA
- a CDS encoding MFS transporter gives MATESNSPSSAPLPPGTPLSRNAGFRWLTASSALSLLGDQFSLIAMPWLVLQTTDDTRVLGTVLALMSVPRAVFILVGGAIVDRHSPLRVLRLTRWLNAALTGLLAALVLAGHCPLWALYALSLALGISTAFSIPAATSITPRVVGRAQLHAANSIGMGLRQVGMSVGPLLAGLLIAGFGGAGTKAADRTGIGFAFAVDALSFVVSAWMLGRVRLHAPAPGAVPGGGAVLAAVAQGLSHAWRDRPLRTCFLYWGLLSILVMGPTQIALPVLTHGQPQLGAAAFGILVGMHGAGTLAGMVAAGALPRLRLVNLGTTLLAVDAVAGLLIAPLGSISAVWQGALLLGSVGLLGGFMQVGLFTWIQQRVPPALLGRTMGLFMFIFMGLQPVAAAATGWLLQVVPPGRLFLLCGGTLVLLAALAAVATPMRRMQDAAP, from the coding sequence ATGGCTACTGAATCGAATTCCCCATCCTCCGCGCCCCTGCCGCCCGGCACGCCGCTGTCGCGCAACGCCGGCTTCCGCTGGCTCACGGCCAGCTCGGCGCTGTCCTTGCTGGGTGACCAGTTCTCGCTGATCGCCATGCCCTGGCTGGTGCTGCAGACCACGGACGACACGCGCGTGCTGGGCACCGTGCTGGCCCTCATGAGCGTGCCCCGCGCCGTCTTCATCCTCGTGGGCGGTGCCATCGTGGACCGGCATTCGCCGCTGCGGGTGCTGCGCCTGACGCGCTGGCTGAACGCCGCGCTGACCGGGCTGCTGGCCGCACTGGTACTGGCAGGCCACTGCCCGCTCTGGGCGCTCTACGCGCTGTCGCTGGCGCTCGGTATCTCCACCGCGTTCAGCATCCCGGCCGCTACCTCCATCACGCCGCGCGTGGTGGGCCGGGCGCAGTTGCATGCGGCCAACAGCATCGGCATGGGATTGCGGCAGGTCGGCATGTCCGTGGGCCCGCTGCTCGCCGGCCTGCTGATCGCGGGCTTCGGCGGCGCGGGCACGAAGGCGGCGGACCGCACGGGGATCGGCTTCGCCTTCGCGGTGGACGCGCTCAGCTTCGTGGTGTCCGCATGGATGCTCGGCCGGGTGCGGCTGCATGCACCCGCGCCTGGAGCGGTTCCGGGCGGGGGCGCGGTGCTGGCGGCCGTCGCCCAGGGTCTTTCCCATGCCTGGCGCGACCGGCCGCTGCGCACCTGCTTCCTGTACTGGGGGCTGCTGTCGATCCTGGTGATGGGACCGACGCAGATCGCCCTGCCCGTGCTCACCCACGGCCAGCCGCAGCTCGGCGCCGCCGCGTTCGGCATCCTGGTGGGCATGCACGGCGCGGGCACGCTGGCGGGCATGGTGGCAGCGGGCGCGCTTCCGCGCCTGCGGCTCGTCAACCTGGGCACCACCCTGCTGGCGGTGGATGCCGTGGCGGGCCTGCTGATCGCGCCGCTGGGAAGCATCTCGGCAGTCTGGCAGGGGGCTCTGCTCCTGGGCAGCGTGGGCCTGCTGGGCGGTTTCATGCAGGTCGGATTGTTCACGTGGATCCAGCAGCGCGTGCCGCCCGCGCTCCTCGGGCGCACCATGGGCCTGTTCATGTTCATTTTCATGGGCCTGCAGCCGGTGGCCGCGGCGGCGACGGGCTGGCTGCTGCAGGTCGTGCCGCCGGGCCGGCTCTTCCTGCTCTGCGGCGGCACCCTGGTGCTGCTGGCCGCCCTGGCGGCGGTGGCCACGCCGATGCGCCGCATGCAGGACGCCGCGCCCTGA
- a CDS encoding MerR family transcriptional regulator — protein sequence MQRLRVGELARRTGLTVRALHHYDEIGLLRPSARSESGYRLYSEADVQRLHAIQTLRHLGLALGDIAGLLQGGGPDPESIIAQQIQALDRQITQATELRGRLTLLRNGLVAGPAPGMGDWLETLALMGTYGKYFSAAELQKIFGNWKRIEADWTVVRDLVRAAMDRGLPPQDPEVQRLAYRWMGLMLHWMDGDMALLDRWGHMFRTEPGTQGRNHAPSGDMIAYIESAIQLRVALLTRYIDLPDLYRLGHVPYTDWAALDAQVQALVARQVPPDSAEARAACRRWSELLDTLTCRDPELRRRLLTAAASEPLLRAGTPLSEVARAYLESAQAFAQQAPGPA from the coding sequence ATGCAGCGGCTGCGGGTGGGCGAGCTGGCCCGGCGCACCGGCCTGACGGTGCGCGCGCTGCACCATTACGACGAGATCGGGCTGCTGCGGCCCTCCGCGCGCTCGGAATCCGGCTACCGCCTCTACAGCGAGGCGGACGTGCAGCGGCTGCATGCCATCCAGACCCTGCGCCACCTCGGCCTGGCGCTCGGCGACATCGCAGGCCTGCTGCAGGGCGGGGGTCCGGACCCTGAGTCCATCATCGCGCAGCAGATCCAGGCGCTGGACCGGCAGATCACCCAGGCCACCGAGCTGCGCGGCCGGCTGACCCTGTTGCGCAACGGGCTGGTGGCCGGCCCTGCGCCCGGCATGGGGGACTGGCTGGAGACGCTGGCCCTGATGGGCACGTACGGCAAGTATTTCAGCGCCGCCGAGCTCCAGAAGATCTTCGGCAACTGGAAACGCATCGAGGCCGACTGGACCGTGGTACGCGACCTCGTGCGCGCCGCGATGGACCGCGGCCTGCCGCCCCAGGATCCGGAGGTGCAGCGGCTGGCCTACCGATGGATGGGGCTGATGCTGCACTGGATGGACGGCGACATGGCGCTGCTGGACCGCTGGGGCCACATGTTCCGCACCGAGCCGGGCACCCAGGGCCGCAACCATGCGCCTTCCGGCGACATGATCGCCTACATCGAATCCGCCATCCAGTTGCGCGTGGCGCTGCTCACCCGCTACATCGACCTGCCGGACCTGTACCGCCTGGGGCACGTTCCCTACACGGACTGGGCGGCGCTCGATGCGCAAGTGCAGGCCCTGGTCGCACGGCAGGTACCGCCGGACAGCGCTGAGGCCCGGGCCGCGTGCCGTCGCTGGAGCGAGCTGCTGGACACTCTGACATGCCGGGACCCGGAATTGCGGCGCAGGCTGCTCACGGCCGCGGCCAGCGAGCCCCTGCTGCGCGCGGGCACCCCCTTGAGCGAGGTGGCGCGCGCCTACCTGGAATCCGCGCAGGCATTCGCACAACAGGCGCCAGGGCCCGCTTGA
- a CDS encoding FKBP-type peptidyl-prolyl cis-trans isomerase, translated as MKKTFLPALAAVLLAGTACAQKPTAAPAAPAAPAASAAAAPAPVTTASGLVYESIKEGTGESPKATDVVKVHYRGTFLDGKEFDSSYKRGEPTEFPLNRVIPCWTEGVQRMKPGGKARLTCPPAIAYGAAGAGGVIPPNATLRFEVELVSVRR; from the coding sequence GTGAAGAAGACCTTCCTGCCCGCTCTCGCCGCCGTCCTGCTGGCCGGTACCGCCTGCGCACAGAAGCCGACCGCCGCCCCTGCCGCACCCGCTGCACCCGCCGCTTCGGCCGCTGCCGCACCGGCACCCGTCACCACCGCCAGCGGCCTGGTGTACGAGTCGATCAAGGAAGGCACGGGCGAATCGCCCAAGGCCACGGACGTGGTGAAGGTGCACTACCGCGGCACGTTCCTGGACGGCAAGGAGTTCGACAGCTCCTACAAGCGCGGCGAGCCCACCGAATTCCCGCTCAACCGCGTGATCCCCTGCTGGACCGAAGGCGTGCAGCGCATGAAGCCGGGCGGCAAGGCCCGCCTCACCTGCCCGCCCGCCATCGCCTACGGTGCGGCCGGCGCCGGCGGCGTGATTCCGCCCAATGCCACGCTGCGCTTCGAGGTCGAACTGGTCTCCGTGCGCCGCTGA